A genomic stretch from Solanum stenotomum isolate F172 chromosome 8, ASM1918654v1, whole genome shotgun sequence includes:
- the LOC125874478 gene encoding telomere repeat-binding protein 5-like isoform X1 has protein sequence MVLQKRLDYGFNGYQVPPIPRATRSLRRRGIIRRKADGNGTCPFDLLATVAGKLLGEGESSPDSTGSVRGKEQGAIVKDEKVKEAEDRSLKEKSYTEGCYERGFFISELVSQAPVVNRSLSELPHVQNDTISRPASASMSSDCSEKLLFAKQFVNGESSEEHENFSSKTEREASGCGVFSSCTLDTENDKQMKIELSNKAKVSTDKGAAISSSKFPDVWDKKPSTLVTSDESVKLSLSTYPAPCRSFPVIRNDVKLANKDDDENSGCTQPSTPNKASGAAPRVRDRPIKKLLASKYWEENLKSDDEGHANSGAKTMHVYYNRNIGYKHQRSQRDFPFKKRKLFKCGSFSNSEGEMSTDGISSSPTNDLHGNASGSSKASSGGCAAAGTSVFNGGREFLRPGDSHVKFRIKSFKVPELFVDIPENATIGSLKRTVMEAVTAILGGGLRIGVVFQGKKVRDDNKTLLQTGISHDYKLDALGFSLEPNPVQTSQPLGQDCRSCVLPYETPQRLTSRCSSPSTAVHTGIQQGRSDDHTGTSLSNFLESDHESAPSPHYAALEKISANSRALVPLTAVNAEALSAVPLRKPKRSEATQRRIRRPFSVSEVEALVQAVEKLGTGRWRDVKLQAFDNAKHRTYVDLKDKWKTLVHTARISPQQRRGEPVPQELLDRVLTAHAYWSQQQAKQQMKQPSETYLLL, from the exons ATGGTGTTGCAAAAGAGGTTAGATTATGGATTCAATGGCTATCAGGTGCCTCCTATACCTCGAGCTACCAGATCGCTTAGG AGAAGGGGTATTATTAGGAGGAAAGCTGATGGCAATGGAACTTGTCCCTTTGACTTGTTAGCTACTGTAGCTGGCAAGTTACTGGGGGAGGGAGAGAGCTCGCCTGATTCTACAGGTTCTGTTAGAGGGAAGGAGCAAGGTGCAATTGTGAAAGATGAAAAGGTAAAAGAGGCTGAGGATAGATCTCTAAAAGAAAAATCTTATACTGAAGGCTGTTATGAACGGGGCTTCTTCATTTCTGAGCTTGTCTCACAAGCTCCAGTTGTAAATCGTTCTTTAAGCGAACTGCCACATGTTCAAAATGATACGATCTCTAGACCTGCATCTGCCAGTATGAGTTCTGATTGCTCTGAGAAGTTACTCTTTGCTAAACAGTTTGTAAATGGTGAAAGCAGCGAGGAACATGAAAACTTTTCTTCGAAGACAGAACGGGAGGCTTCTGGCTGTGGAGTCTTTTCCAGTTGTACATTAGACACTGAAAACGATAAACAGATGAAAATTGAGCTGTCAAATAAAGCTAAAGTTTCTACTGATAAAGGGGCTGCAATTTCCAGTTCAAAGTTCCCTGATGTTTGGGATAAGAAACCTTCAACACTTGTTACTTCAGATGAAAGTGTAAAATTATCTCTGTCTACATATCCTGCTCCTTGTAGGTCCTTTCCGGTGATTCGGAATGATGTAAAGTTAGCTAATAAAGATGATGACGAAAACTCTGGGTGCACTCAACCTAGCACCCCAAATAAGGCCTCCGGGGCAGCACCACGTGTACGAGATCGGCCAATTAAGAAATTACTAGCTTCCAAATATTGGGAAGAAAATCTTAAATCTGATGATGAGGGTCATGCCAATTCTG GTGCGAAAACAATGCATGTTTACTACAACAGAAACATTGGCTACAAGCACCAGAGGTCTCAGAGggattttcctttcaagaaaagaaagCTCTTTAAATGTGGCTCGTTCTCCAATTCCGAAGGAGAGATGAGTACGGATGGAATAAGTAGTTCTCCAACAAATGACTTACATGGAAATGCTTCCGGTAGTAGTAAAGCATCTTCAGGAG GCTGCGCAGCGGCTGGAACATCAGTTTTCAATGGAGGTCGTGAGTTCCTCAGGCCTGGTGATTCCCATG TTAAGTTTAGAATTAAGTCCTTCAAGGTTCCTGAGCTTTTTGTTGATATTCCGGAAAATGCAACTATTGGTTCTTTAAAG AGGACTGTAATGGAAGCAGTGACTGCTATACTTGGTGGTGGACTACGAATCGGTGTGGTTTTTCAGGGTAAGAAGGTTAGAGATGATAACAAAACCTTGTTACAGACTGGAATATCTCACGATTACAAGCTTGATGCTCTGGGCTTCTCACTCGAGCCCAATCCAGTTCAAACTTCCCAACCTCTTGGTCAAGACTGTCGTTCTTGTGTACTTCCTTATGAAACACCTCAACGGCTAACAAG CAGGTGCTCATCTCCTTCTACTGCGGTTCATACTGGCATTCAGCAGGGGAGATCTGATGATCATACAGGAACAAGTTTGAGTAACTTTCTTGAAAGTGACCATGAATCAGCTCCATCTCCTCATTATGCGGCTCTAGAGAAAATTTCCGCAAATTCAAGAGCATTGGTTCCACTAACTGCAGTAAATGCAGAAGCCTTGTCTGCAGTCCCATTGCGGAAGCCCAAGCGATCCGAGGCCACACAACGTCGAATCCGTAGACCTTTTTCTGTCTCTGAAGTGGAAGCACTTGTTCAAGCTGTTGAGAAGCTTGGAACAGGAAG ATGGCGTGACGTTAAACTTCAAGCTTTTGATAATGCCAAACATAGAACTTATGTTGATTTGAAG GACAAATGGAAAACTCTGGTGCACACAGCAAGAATATCCCCTCAGCAAAGGAGGGGCGAGCCCGTGCCACAAGAGCTCTTGGACAGGGTCCTCACCGCTCACGCTTACTGGTCACAACAGCAAGCCAAGCAACAGATGAAACAGCCATCGGAGACTTACCTTCTTCTCTAG
- the LOC125874478 gene encoding telomere repeat-binding protein 5-like isoform X2, translating to MVLQKRLDYGFNGYQVPPIPRATRSLRRRGIIRRKADGNGTCPFDLLATVAGKLLGEGESSPDSTGSVRGKEQGAIVKDEKVKEAEDRSLKEKSYTEGCYERGFFISELVSQAPVVNRSLSELPHVQNDTISRPASASMSSDCSEKLLFAKQFVNGESSEEHENFSSKTEREASGCGVFSSCTLDTENDKQMKIELSNKAKVSTDKGAAISSSKFPDVWDKKPSTLVTSDESVKLSLSTYPAPCRSFPVIRNDVKLANKDDDENSGCTQPSTPNKASGAAPRVRDRPIKKLLASKYWEENLKSDDEGHANSGAKTMHVYYNRNIGYKHQRSQRDFPFKKRKLFKCGSFSNSEGEMSTDGISSSPTNDLHGNASGSSKASSGGCAAAGTSVFNGGREFLRPGDSHVKFRIKSFKVPELFVDIPENATIGSLKRTVMEAVTAILGGGLRIGVVFQGKKVRDDNKTLLQTGISHDYKLDALGFSLEPNPVQTSQPLGQDCRSCVLPYETPQRLTRCSSPSTAVHTGIQQGRSDDHTGTSLSNFLESDHESAPSPHYAALEKISANSRALVPLTAVNAEALSAVPLRKPKRSEATQRRIRRPFSVSEVEALVQAVEKLGTGRWRDVKLQAFDNAKHRTYVDLKDKWKTLVHTARISPQQRRGEPVPQELLDRVLTAHAYWSQQQAKQQMKQPSETYLLL from the exons ATGGTGTTGCAAAAGAGGTTAGATTATGGATTCAATGGCTATCAGGTGCCTCCTATACCTCGAGCTACCAGATCGCTTAGG AGAAGGGGTATTATTAGGAGGAAAGCTGATGGCAATGGAACTTGTCCCTTTGACTTGTTAGCTACTGTAGCTGGCAAGTTACTGGGGGAGGGAGAGAGCTCGCCTGATTCTACAGGTTCTGTTAGAGGGAAGGAGCAAGGTGCAATTGTGAAAGATGAAAAGGTAAAAGAGGCTGAGGATAGATCTCTAAAAGAAAAATCTTATACTGAAGGCTGTTATGAACGGGGCTTCTTCATTTCTGAGCTTGTCTCACAAGCTCCAGTTGTAAATCGTTCTTTAAGCGAACTGCCACATGTTCAAAATGATACGATCTCTAGACCTGCATCTGCCAGTATGAGTTCTGATTGCTCTGAGAAGTTACTCTTTGCTAAACAGTTTGTAAATGGTGAAAGCAGCGAGGAACATGAAAACTTTTCTTCGAAGACAGAACGGGAGGCTTCTGGCTGTGGAGTCTTTTCCAGTTGTACATTAGACACTGAAAACGATAAACAGATGAAAATTGAGCTGTCAAATAAAGCTAAAGTTTCTACTGATAAAGGGGCTGCAATTTCCAGTTCAAAGTTCCCTGATGTTTGGGATAAGAAACCTTCAACACTTGTTACTTCAGATGAAAGTGTAAAATTATCTCTGTCTACATATCCTGCTCCTTGTAGGTCCTTTCCGGTGATTCGGAATGATGTAAAGTTAGCTAATAAAGATGATGACGAAAACTCTGGGTGCACTCAACCTAGCACCCCAAATAAGGCCTCCGGGGCAGCACCACGTGTACGAGATCGGCCAATTAAGAAATTACTAGCTTCCAAATATTGGGAAGAAAATCTTAAATCTGATGATGAGGGTCATGCCAATTCTG GTGCGAAAACAATGCATGTTTACTACAACAGAAACATTGGCTACAAGCACCAGAGGTCTCAGAGggattttcctttcaagaaaagaaagCTCTTTAAATGTGGCTCGTTCTCCAATTCCGAAGGAGAGATGAGTACGGATGGAATAAGTAGTTCTCCAACAAATGACTTACATGGAAATGCTTCCGGTAGTAGTAAAGCATCTTCAGGAG GCTGCGCAGCGGCTGGAACATCAGTTTTCAATGGAGGTCGTGAGTTCCTCAGGCCTGGTGATTCCCATG TTAAGTTTAGAATTAAGTCCTTCAAGGTTCCTGAGCTTTTTGTTGATATTCCGGAAAATGCAACTATTGGTTCTTTAAAG AGGACTGTAATGGAAGCAGTGACTGCTATACTTGGTGGTGGACTACGAATCGGTGTGGTTTTTCAGGGTAAGAAGGTTAGAGATGATAACAAAACCTTGTTACAGACTGGAATATCTCACGATTACAAGCTTGATGCTCTGGGCTTCTCACTCGAGCCCAATCCAGTTCAAACTTCCCAACCTCTTGGTCAAGACTGTCGTTCTTGTGTACTTCCTTATGAAACACCTCAACGGCTAACAAG GTGCTCATCTCCTTCTACTGCGGTTCATACTGGCATTCAGCAGGGGAGATCTGATGATCATACAGGAACAAGTTTGAGTAACTTTCTTGAAAGTGACCATGAATCAGCTCCATCTCCTCATTATGCGGCTCTAGAGAAAATTTCCGCAAATTCAAGAGCATTGGTTCCACTAACTGCAGTAAATGCAGAAGCCTTGTCTGCAGTCCCATTGCGGAAGCCCAAGCGATCCGAGGCCACACAACGTCGAATCCGTAGACCTTTTTCTGTCTCTGAAGTGGAAGCACTTGTTCAAGCTGTTGAGAAGCTTGGAACAGGAAG ATGGCGTGACGTTAAACTTCAAGCTTTTGATAATGCCAAACATAGAACTTATGTTGATTTGAAG GACAAATGGAAAACTCTGGTGCACACAGCAAGAATATCCCCTCAGCAAAGGAGGGGCGAGCCCGTGCCACAAGAGCTCTTGGACAGGGTCCTCACCGCTCACGCTTACTGGTCACAACAGCAAGCCAAGCAACAGATGAAACAGCCATCGGAGACTTACCTTCTTCTCTAG
- the LOC125872738 gene encoding uncharacterized protein LOC125872738: MRQRKKSNSDVQQEDQHQNGHLSKFRQLFDPEASWDKDQLGDVLHWTRQLMAVVCGLIWGAIPLVGGVWFMLFLALSTGIIYCYYALVLKVDEEEFGGHGALLQEGLFASMTLFLLSWTVVYSLAHF, encoded by the exons ATGAGACAGAGGAAGAAATCAAATTCCGATGTTCAGCAGGAAGACCAACATCAGAATGGTCACTTATCAAAGTTCAGACAGCTTTTCGATCCTGAAGCTTCTTGGGATAAG GATCAATTGGGTGATGTATTGCATTGGACTAGACAATTGATGGCTGTTGTTTGTGGATTAATATGGGGTGCCATTCCTTTAGTTGGTGGAGTCTGGTTTATGCT gtTCCTTGCACTTTCAACTGGTATTATCTACTGTTATTATGCGCTGGTGCTAAAAGTTGATGAAGAAGAATTTGGTGGGCATGGAGCTCTCCTCCAGGAAGGGCTTTTTGCTTCTATGACACTCTTTCTG CTTTCTTGGACAGTAGTCTACAGTTTGGCTCACTTCTGA
- the LOC125872737 gene encoding PGR5-like protein 1B, chloroplastic, with protein sequence MAGAWSPIARRVLGSTVIELSRSNSRAGASFPVRISARSHGVSTCEEREAPLAPSCIFVGPIETASKETLEALYRQARDAYYSGMPLIVDDMFDKVELRLRWYGSKHVVKYPRCSLRRHSTYADAEEDPSQVFALASVWLLILGFGSSFLIVPLICTIVQAYQDTFESGMPYTDQSFELFTILNGILFMVLGSIIGFPIASASVGALQGLWKNDLVALKGACPNCGEEVFAFLKAEKSYHSPHRADCHVCGSRLEFQTKVEQSISRPGRRWVYGRVYLIRQRQRWA encoded by the exons ATGGCCGGCGCGTGGTCTCCCATCGCTCGCCGCGTACTCGGTTCCACTGTAATCGAGCTGAGCAGAAGCAACTCTCGCGCCGGAGCTTCGTTTCCGGTACGGATATCCGCCAGGAGCCATGGCGTATCCACTTGTGAAGAGCGAGAGGCACCTCTAGCACCTTCATGTATTTTCGTCGGACCTATTGAAACAGCTAGCAAAGAAACTTTAGAAGCCCTCTATCGCCAG GCACGTGATGCTTATTACAGTGGAATGCCTTTAATAGTTGATGATATGTTTGACAAAGTAGAG TTAAGATTACGGTGGTATGGTTCAAAGCATGTAGTCAAGTATCCCCGTTGTAGTCTCAGGCGGCACTCAACTTATGCTGACGCAGAG GAAGATCCTTCACAGGTGTTTGCATTAGCAAGTGTATGGTTGTTGATTCTTGGATTTGGGAGTTCATTCTTGATTGTGCCTTTAATCTGCACCATCGTTCAAGCTTATCAAGACACATTTGAATCAGGAATGCCCTACACTGATCAATCTTTTGAGTTGTTTACCATTCTCAATGGAATCCTTTTTATGGTGTTGGGATCTATCATAGGCTTTCCAATTGCTTCGGCCTCAG TTGGAGCACTTCAAGGACTTTGGAAAAATGACTTGGTAGCTCTGAAAGGGGCATGCCCAAACTGTGGTGAGGAG GTGTTTGCTTTCCTGAAAGCAGAGAAATCCTATCATTCCCCGCATAGAGCTGATTGTCATGTTTGTGGAAGCAGATTAGAATTTCAAACCAAGGTTGAG CAATCCATCTCAAGACCTGGCAGACGTTGGGTTTATGGTCGCGTTTACTTAATTAGACAGAGGCAAAGATGGGCGTGA
- the LOC125872623 gene encoding uncharacterized protein LOC125872623: protein MGNNEDTAGIDKDNKRDSLGKDEYEGNDEEKNIEKLEAITNQTTKKSMKGNTRKRKANENPEGKGEIKQVLKKVASEGKVNEYCGNLAHKGDNDQDSKGTEMGNLVSTCDDESSKKVTPGDEAKMSPEKLSSEGRDIPEQVDSMGMIFMCNSETKKDCYGYKVVGLPANKREMVEKVYKGMKLFLYDVDLKLMYGIYKAAENGGFSIEPKAFKSQFPSQVRFSIVDDCLPLAEEKFREVIKTNYYTKTKFDCKLTSEQVNNLCKLFISASKASGIQLKSETSTMDKTSLTKGRRMDKSRLPEHVRQTKWMEVPRYHSHPHLLERDVVTTPLLPLAWPQNSLPLLDGQSHNRTLENGVYGCDTMTHNRDTSREGRLVEPHDSYRRDKLLNPDFYRGEALAEHYDYPRQDGLVEHREYQLVNVEAGLQDVVNHHPYALYSENLSSQDPVYSSHPTYNPPPGLRPEYRLGSLLSEYSSTRGMPPEYHSSPNSLPAFHYHQPVYSQDHLYSPHPTYNPPPGLRPEYRLGSLLSGYSSTRGMPPEYHSSPNSLPAFH, encoded by the exons ATGGGTAACAATGAAGATACGGCTGGTATAGACAAAGATAACAAAAGAGACTCACTGGGTAAAGATGAATATGAAGGAAATGacgaagaaaaaaatatagaaaaattggAAGCAATTACAAATCAAACGACCAAAAAATCTATGAAAGGGAATACACGGAAGAGAAAGGCAAATGAAAACCCTGAAGGGAAGGGTGAAATTAAGCAGGTTCTGAAGAAAGTAGCTTCTGAAGGCAAGGTTAATGAGTACTGTGGAAACTTGGCGCACAAAGGTGACAATGATCAGGATTCTAAGGGAACAGAAATGGGAAATTTAGTCTCCACATGTGATGATGAAAGCTCTAAGAAGGTTACCCCTGGAGATGAAGCTAAGATGAGCCCTGAGAAATTGTCTAGTGAAGGCAGAGACATTCCTGAGCAGGTTGATAGCATGGGTATGATATTCATGTGCAATTCTGAGACAAAGAAGGACTGCTATGGGTACAAGGTTGTGGGACTCCCAGCAAACAAGAGAGAGATGGTTGAAAAAGTTTATAAAGGGATGAAACTATTTCTATATGACGTTGATTTGAAATTGATGTATGGGATCTACAAAGCTGCAGAAAATGGCGGTTTTAGCATTGAACCCAAGGCATTTAAGTCTCAATTCCCATCCCAG GTTCGTTTTTCCATTGTTGATGATTGCTTACCATTAGCAGAGGAGAAATTTAGGGAAGTGATTAAAACAAACTATTACACGAAGACAAAGTTTGATTGCAAATTGACCTCTGAACAG GTGAACAATTTGTGTAAGCTTTTCATTTCTGCTAGCAAAGCATCGGGTATACAACTCAAATCAGAGACCAGTACTATGGACAAGACGAGTTTAACTAAGGGGCGGCGCATGGATAAAAGTAGACTGCCTGAACATGTTCGACAAACTAAATGGATGGAAGTGCCTAGGTACCACTCACATCCACATCTGCTGGAAAGGGATGTAGTTACAACTCCATTGCTGCCATTAGCTTGGCCTCAAAATTCACTACCACTTCTTGATGGTCAATCACATAACAGAACTTTGGAAAACGGTGTTTATGGATGTGACACAATGACACATAATCGTGATACTTCCAGAGAGGGACGACTGGTGGAGCCTCATGATTCTTATAGGCGGGACAAACTGCTAAATCCTGATTTTTACAGAGGAGAGGCTTTAGCAGAGCATTATGATTATCCCAGACAGGATGGATTAGTAGAGCATCGCGAATATCAGCTAGTAAATGTGGAAGCAGGACTCCAGGATGTTGTAAACCATCATCCCTATGCTTTATACTCTGAGAATTTGTCCTCCCAAGATCCTGTGTACTCGTCACATCCCACGTATAATCCTCCACCAGGCTTACGAC CTGAATACCGTCTTGGTAGCCTATTAAGTGAGTACAGTTCTACCAGAGGCATGCCTCCTGAGTACCATTCGTCTCCAAACTCTCTGCCCGCGTTCCATTATCATCAACCCGTATACTCCCAAGATCATCTGTATTCGCCACATCCCACGTATAATCCTCCACCAGGCTTACGACCTGAATACCGTCTTGGTAGCCTATTAAGTGGGTACAGTTCTACCAGAGGCATGCCTCCTGAGTACCATTCATCTCCAAACTCTCTGCCCGCGTTCCATTAG